A window from Chitinophaga filiformis encodes these proteins:
- a CDS encoding RagB/SusD family nutrient uptake outer membrane protein, translating into MKRLYMISLLTLLLAGCMKDWLDREPRTILSDEQVWNDPKQIVALLANFYDRIPAETGLGDVNDGADGRLFQWRNMADYDEAMWSGQSNEDGRNNIASYSFGRWYLWNYTYIRDINLALENIEKYGVSLSDDAKKQYSAELRFLRALNYFNLVKRMGGVPLVTRQLIYDYSGNVADLQQARAKESEVYDFIAAEIDAIKDQLGNASSTTRANKYTALALKSRAMLYAGSIAKYNSLMPVPIATPGGEVGIPGSMANGYYQKALDASKEIINSGAYTLYRNNPDPGENFFEAVTKKASNREVIFVKDYLLPTRKHWFSYDNIARGIREDNLGSSSVVPSLNLVESFEYKDGSNGALKIRTPDNSDYIYYDKLSDIFANKDARLYGTIIYPGTSFKSLPVSIQAGVLVWKSDRNAYDVIEGSDLGTTYSDGKLLTGSSGPHRSIQEVSNTGFYLRKYIDPNDKTSTRGIQSDVWWVWFRLGEIYLNATEAAFELGQTGDALLYINALRERAGFGPNSLSSLTIDRIRNERRVELAFEDHRLWDLKRWRIADKVWNGDASNPNAMIYALYPYRVVRPGDPARDGKYVFVKMIAPRFRAPRFFQLGNYYTAISQSVLNNNPKIIKNPFQ; encoded by the coding sequence ATGAAACGATTATATATGATTTCACTCCTGACCCTGTTACTGGCAGGCTGTATGAAAGACTGGCTGGACAGGGAGCCACGTACCATCTTATCTGACGAACAGGTATGGAATGACCCTAAACAGATCGTGGCATTGCTCGCCAACTTCTACGACAGGATACCGGCAGAAACAGGACTGGGTGATGTGAACGATGGTGCAGACGGACGATTGTTCCAGTGGCGCAATATGGCCGACTATGATGAAGCTATGTGGAGCGGGCAGTCCAACGAAGATGGCCGTAACAACATTGCATCTTATAGCTTTGGCAGATGGTATCTCTGGAACTATACCTATATCCGCGATATCAACCTGGCCCTGGAAAATATTGAGAAATACGGTGTGAGCCTCTCAGATGATGCGAAGAAGCAATATTCCGCAGAACTGCGTTTCCTCCGTGCCCTCAATTATTTTAACCTGGTAAAGAGAATGGGCGGCGTGCCACTGGTCACCAGACAGCTCATATACGACTACTCCGGCAATGTGGCTGACCTGCAACAGGCACGCGCAAAGGAATCGGAGGTCTACGACTTCATAGCTGCTGAAATAGATGCTATCAAAGATCAGCTGGGGAATGCCAGCAGTACTACCCGCGCCAATAAATACACTGCCCTGGCCCTGAAGAGCCGCGCTATGCTGTACGCAGGATCAATCGCGAAGTACAACAGCCTTATGCCGGTGCCCATTGCAACGCCTGGCGGCGAAGTAGGTATACCCGGCAGTATGGCAAATGGTTATTATCAAAAAGCCCTCGATGCGTCCAAAGAAATTATCAACAGTGGTGCTTATACATTGTACAGGAACAACCCTGATCCTGGCGAAAACTTCTTTGAAGCGGTCACTAAAAAGGCATCCAACCGGGAGGTGATCTTTGTGAAAGACTACCTGTTGCCTACCCGTAAACACTGGTTTTCGTACGATAACATCGCCCGTGGTATCAGGGAAGATAACCTGGGATCTTCTTCTGTGGTGCCCTCGCTCAACCTGGTAGAAAGCTTTGAATATAAGGATGGTTCAAATGGTGCGCTGAAAATACGTACGCCCGATAACAGCGATTATATCTACTACGACAAGCTGTCTGATATCTTCGCCAATAAAGATGCACGTTTGTATGGCACTATCATTTATCCCGGCACATCCTTCAAAAGCCTGCCCGTATCCATACAGGCCGGCGTACTGGTATGGAAGAGCGACCGTAACGCATACGATGTGATCGAAGGAAGCGACCTCGGTACCACCTATAGCGACGGTAAATTGCTGACCGGCTCCTCCGGTCCTCACCGCTCTATACAGGAAGTATCGAACACCGGATTTTACCTGAGGAAGTATATAGACCCCAACGATAAGACCAGCACCCGGGGTATTCAAAGTGATGTGTGGTGGGTATGGTTCCGTCTGGGAGAAATATACCTGAATGCAACGGAAGCCGCCTTCGAACTGGGACAGACAGGAGATGCACTGCTTTATATCAATGCGTTGCGCGAACGGGCGGGTTTTGGACCAAACAGTCTTAGCTCGTTAACAATAGACAGGATACGCAACGAGCGCAGGGTAGAACTGGCTTTTGAGGATCACCGCCTGTGGGACCTGAAACGCTGGCGCATCGCAGATAAGGTATGGAATGGCGATGCTTCTAATCCCAATGCAATGATCTATGCCTTGTACCCCTATCGCGTCGTACGTCCCGGCGATCCTGCCCGCGATGGGAAATATGTCTTCGTGAAAATGATAGCACCGCGTTTCAGGGCGCCCCGTTTCTTTCAGCTGGGGAATTATTATACCGCTATCAGCCAGTCGGTACTGAACAATAACCCGAAGATCATCAAGAACCCTTTCCAGTAA
- a CDS encoding DUF3823 domain-containing protein encodes MNKILPLPFIIMLLCTIATGCKKDNYEKPGSILSGRVVYNKEAVGVRSNGVQLELWQHGFQLFTKIPVYIAQDGTFSASLFDGDYKLVLLPGNGPWVNNTDSVDITVNGSTTVEVPVQPYFIIKNARATKTGTTVNATFTIERINTSHTLESATLYLGKTNIADAVNNLKAQVVGADALGDITGPVTISTDIPSTLTGETFFFARIGVKTAGVGEQIYTQPIKIE; translated from the coding sequence ATGAACAAAATATTGCCACTTCCTTTCATCATCATGTTGCTATGCACGATAGCAACCGGATGCAAAAAGGATAACTACGAAAAACCAGGCTCCATCCTTTCCGGTAGGGTGGTCTACAATAAAGAAGCGGTAGGCGTCCGTTCAAACGGCGTGCAACTGGAACTCTGGCAACACGGTTTCCAGTTGTTCACAAAGATCCCGGTGTATATAGCGCAGGACGGTACCTTCTCTGCTTCATTGTTTGACGGGGACTATAAACTGGTCCTGCTCCCAGGCAATGGCCCCTGGGTGAATAACACAGACTCTGTCGATATTACCGTAAATGGAAGTACGACAGTAGAAGTGCCGGTACAGCCTTATTTCATTATCAAAAACGCAAGGGCCACTAAAACCGGAACAACGGTAAATGCTACCTTCACAATTGAAAGGATCAATACCTCCCATACGCTGGAGTCGGCGACACTGTACCTGGGAAAAACGAATATTGCAGATGCGGTCAATAACCTCAAAGCTCAGGTGGTAGGTGCAGATGCGTTAGGAGACATTACAGGCCCTGTTACGATCAGTACGGACATTCCTTCCACCCTGACAGGAGAAACGTTTTTTTTCGCCCGTATAGGCGTTAAAACGGCCGGTGTCGGGGAGCAGATCTATACGCAACCAATTAAAATTGAATAG
- a CDS encoding DUF3820 family protein: MEFAQPDREIFNQLVTMRMPYGKYKDVLLCDLPVSYLEWFQRKGFPEGKLGMLLATLYEIKMNGLTGLLTPLKGK; this comes from the coding sequence ATGGAATTTGCACAACCGGACAGGGAAATATTCAATCAGCTGGTAACAATGAGAATGCCATATGGTAAATACAAGGATGTATTGCTGTGCGACCTGCCGGTTTCTTACCTGGAATGGTTTCAGCGTAAAGGGTTTCCTGAGGGTAAGCTGGGAATGTTGCTGGCTACGCTGTACGAAATAAAAATGAACGGCCTTACGGGGCTGCTCACTCCCCTGAAAGGGAAATAG
- the fabF gene encoding beta-ketoacyl-ACP synthase II, producing MQTLKRAVITGLGALTPIGNNVTDFWNNLVAGKSGAARITKFNPDPFRTQFACELKDYDPAKLLDRNDIRKTDPFTQYALIAAQQAVTDSGLDFSKMDPFDSGVIWGSGQGGMLTFEEQVKEYTVGNYVPRFNPFFVPKLIANMASGMISIRFGLMGINYTTVSACSTSNTAIMDALNYIRLGKAKVIITGGSEAPITEASVGGFCAMKAMSTRNDDPATASRPFDTERDGFVMGEGAAALVLEEYEHAVARGAHIYAEVAGAAMTADAYHMTATHPEGLGALQAMKRALEDAGLTPQDVDYLNAHATSTPVGDLSELAAIRSLFGEAPKHLSISATKSMTGHLLGAAGAIEAIASVLSINNGIIPPTINTTNPDPAIPAGLQIVLGDAVQKKVSVAMSNTFGFGGHNGIVVFREVK from the coding sequence ATGCAAACATTAAAAAGAGCAGTCATTACCGGTTTGGGCGCATTAACGCCTATTGGTAATAATGTAACTGATTTCTGGAACAACCTGGTAGCAGGTAAGAGCGGAGCTGCACGTATTACAAAGTTCAATCCGGATCCTTTCAGAACGCAGTTTGCCTGTGAACTAAAGGACTATGATCCGGCGAAATTGCTGGACCGGAATGATATACGCAAAACAGATCCATTTACTCAATATGCGCTGATCGCTGCACAACAGGCCGTGACTGATTCAGGACTGGATTTTTCTAAAATGGACCCGTTTGACAGTGGCGTCATCTGGGGCTCCGGCCAGGGCGGCATGCTGACCTTCGAGGAACAGGTTAAAGAATATACAGTGGGCAATTATGTGCCACGCTTTAATCCTTTTTTCGTACCTAAGCTCATCGCTAATATGGCCTCCGGTATGATCTCTATCAGGTTCGGCCTGATGGGTATCAATTATACGACCGTTTCTGCCTGCTCCACTTCCAATACTGCGATTATGGACGCATTGAACTATATCAGGCTGGGTAAGGCAAAAGTGATCATTACAGGAGGTTCTGAAGCCCCTATCACAGAGGCTTCTGTGGGTGGATTCTGCGCCATGAAAGCAATGTCTACACGCAATGATGATCCTGCTACTGCTTCAAGGCCTTTTGATACCGAAAGGGACGGTTTTGTAATGGGAGAAGGCGCCGCTGCGCTGGTACTTGAAGAATATGAACATGCGGTAGCAAGAGGGGCACATATTTATGCGGAAGTAGCAGGCGCTGCTATGACTGCGGATGCCTATCATATGACCGCTACACATCCTGAAGGATTAGGAGCCCTACAGGCAATGAAAAGAGCATTGGAAGACGCAGGACTCACTCCGCAGGATGTCGATTATCTGAATGCTCACGCTACCTCTACTCCAGTAGGAGATCTGAGCGAACTGGCAGCTATCCGTTCACTGTTTGGAGAAGCACCGAAACATCTGTCTATCAGTGCCACTAAATCCATGACAGGACACCTGCTGGGTGCTGCGGGTGCTATTGAGGCGATTGCGTCTGTATTGAGCATCAATAACGGTATCATACCTCCTACTATCAATACCACCAACCCTGATCCGGCTATTCCTGCAGGCTTACAGATCGTATTGGGCGATGCGGTGCAAAAGAAAGTGAGCGTAGCAATGAGCAACACTTTTGGCTTTGGCGGTCACAATGGTATTGTGGTGTTCAGAGAAGTGAAGTGA
- a CDS encoding TetR/AcrR family transcriptional regulator — protein sequence MQDTKERIVSLADQLIKTRGYNAFSYKDISDPLEIKNAAIHYHFPTKTDLGIAVIDVELQQFMASTARLANQPEDKQLKFLFETFSKKHKEGLVCLMGSLSPDYDTLPEPLQEKITDLSGAILKWTSACLEKGREKGLFRFDGEPYDRALLVITNLLASLLLSRVMGNKVFPKITHQLLKDLGAGK from the coding sequence ATGCAGGATACTAAAGAAAGAATTGTTTCGCTGGCGGACCAGCTGATCAAGACAAGGGGGTATAACGCCTTTAGCTACAAGGATATATCTGATCCCCTGGAGATAAAGAACGCGGCTATACACTATCATTTTCCTACAAAAACAGATCTCGGGATAGCGGTTATAGATGTTGAGCTGCAACAATTTATGGCAAGTACTGCCAGATTGGCGAACCAACCGGAGGATAAGCAGCTGAAGTTCCTGTTTGAGACGTTCAGTAAAAAGCATAAGGAAGGATTGGTGTGTTTGATGGGGTCATTGTCGCCGGATTACGATACCTTGCCGGAGCCCTTACAGGAAAAGATCACGGATCTGTCGGGGGCGATTTTGAAATGGACCAGCGCGTGTCTGGAAAAAGGGCGTGAAAAGGGCTTGTTCCGTTTTGATGGGGAGCCGTATGACAGGGCCTTGCTTGTGATAACTAATCTTCTTGCGTCGTTGCTGTTGAGCAGGGTGATGGGGAATAAAGTGTTTCCCAAGATCACGCATCAGTTGCTGAAGGATTTAGGAGCGGGGAAATGA
- a CDS encoding DinB family protein, whose translation MAATHNKELVKTLEQLLTGGHAHATFEDAVKGLPAELRGVVPEGMPYSIWQLVEHIRITQWDILEFSRDAKHQSPSWPEGYWPKETAPANEADWKKCLAQIKSDLKEFIDLLKDPDADLYAPFPHGDGQHLLREALLIADHTSYHTGEIIVLRRLLGAWNV comes from the coding sequence ATGGCTGCAACACACAATAAAGAACTCGTAAAAACTCTGGAACAATTATTAACAGGAGGCCACGCACACGCTACATTCGAGGACGCCGTAAAAGGGCTGCCAGCTGAACTGAGGGGAGTGGTGCCGGAAGGAATGCCTTATAGTATCTGGCAATTGGTAGAACATATCCGCATAACGCAATGGGATATACTGGAATTCTCCCGCGATGCGAAACATCAATCGCCATCATGGCCGGAAGGATACTGGCCCAAAGAAACAGCGCCTGCAAATGAGGCTGACTGGAAAAAATGCCTGGCACAGATCAAAAGTGATCTGAAAGAATTTATTGATCTGCTGAAAGACCCGGATGCCGATCTGTATGCGCCATTCCCGCATGGCGATGGACAGCACCTGCTACGGGAAGCACTGCTGATAGCAGATCATACCAGTTATCATACCGGCGAAATTATCGTGCTCAGAAGATTGCTGGGCGCCTGGAATGTATAA
- a CDS encoding L-histidine N(alpha)-methyltransferase: MATTSVMHTVLVPLKQDQQEIFSQDVIRGLSAKNKYLDSKYFYDAEGDRLFQEIMRCHEYYLTNCEMEILREQSAVISQTILSHTRHFDVVELGAGDATKSIHLLKELLKTGQDFTYYPVDISGNVITQLERSLPRQLPALKVHGLHGEYFDMLQQAGILSRKTKVVLCMGGNIGNFTPPEARKFCRQLRNYLQPGDIVIIGFDLKKHPQIILDAYNDAAGFTRDFNLNLLKRINQELGGNFDISKFDHYPTYDPGTGACKSYLVSLEEQDVKIGDHTFHFGLHEPVYMEISQKYDLESIGQMATQSGFETVADFFDSRRWFADCMWLCI, translated from the coding sequence ATGGCCACCACCTCTGTAATGCATACGGTATTAGTTCCTTTAAAACAGGACCAACAGGAGATATTCTCCCAGGATGTTATCCGCGGGCTCAGTGCAAAAAACAAATACCTGGATTCCAAGTATTTCTATGATGCCGAAGGAGATCGTCTTTTCCAGGAGATCATGCGTTGCCATGAATACTATCTGACCAATTGTGAAATGGAAATATTGCGGGAGCAGTCTGCTGTGATCAGCCAGACGATCCTCTCTCATACAAGACATTTCGATGTGGTGGAACTGGGTGCGGGAGATGCGACAAAATCCATTCACCTGCTGAAGGAATTATTAAAGACGGGACAGGATTTTACATATTACCCGGTGGATATTTCCGGCAATGTGATCACCCAGCTGGAGCGGTCATTACCCAGGCAGTTACCGGCGCTGAAGGTGCATGGACTGCACGGAGAGTATTTCGACATGTTGCAGCAAGCGGGAATATTATCACGAAAGACGAAAGTCGTGTTATGCATGGGTGGTAATATTGGCAACTTCACTCCTCCCGAGGCGAGAAAGTTCTGTCGTCAGCTGCGGAATTACCTGCAGCCGGGCGACATCGTGATCATTGGTTTTGACCTGAAAAAACATCCGCAGATCATCCTGGATGCCTATAATGATGCAGCTGGTTTTACGAGGGATTTTAACCTGAACCTGCTGAAGCGCATTAACCAGGAGCTGGGCGGTAATTTTGATATCAGCAAGTTTGATCATTATCCTACCTACGATCCGGGTACAGGCGCTTGTAAAAGCTATCTTGTGAGCCTGGAAGAGCAGGATGTAAAGATCGGCGATCATACTTTCCATTTCGGGCTGCATGAGCCTGTATATATGGAGATATCGCAGAAGTACGATCTGGAATCCATCGGACAGATGGCAACACAGTCGGGCTTTGAAACGGTTGCTGATTTCTTTGACAGTCGCAGATGGTTTGCTGACTGTATGTGGTTGTGCATATAA